A DNA window from Lachancea thermotolerans CBS 6340 chromosome G complete sequence contains the following coding sequences:
- the MTC5 gene encoding Mtc5p (similar to uniprot|Q03897 Saccharomyces cerevisiae YDR128W Hypothetical ORF), with protein MSADNEDDPFKSITFGKSLSLRVDGGFNAVSISPSGRDVVLASRQGLYVVDLDDPFSAPRWLHHITPWEVADVQWSPHPSKPSWVVSTSNQKALVWNLSRSSSNAVEHVLHGHSRAITDINFHPTNPEILATCSIDAYVHAWDMRSSRRAFYSASVWSAGAAQVKWNFKNPNVMASAHSNDIFIWDLRKGCMPLHILKGHANSVNSIDFSRFNETEIMSSSNDGTVKFWDYSVNDKEPLRTVVTDFPVSKGRYLPFGRGFCVMPMTGGNNSVYLSSSTTSNDSGPISKFQPIYVFKGHADRVSDFLWRQRHSHDTLIDDREFQLVTWSKDCDLRLWPVNESTYEKVGYERLRALEKPLPDHEYCSFRKEPEAAKLSTAPTARWKENFVTKTGTEASNGSNNINHLAWVSGVRLHHANSPHDLFEEDKLQNLGEEVSMIGHKFPKIVFEKISVSTGILVLTLNGPWSEENPDDYIFLRLEVKFPSGYPQKKHVPRFKIEENRELSEKKHQEIVDQLGEIARRYTDLGKYCLEPCLRFLLGEKINLDGLQEEEQLLNLDLVDHVELDEFSSLASSDARSRALSDISNTSEDDFDDIDNKSSADGFVTRSTHDLRLDTTPIPKGCGAVWTAAGQLVCFFMVENKVDKKQSFFKLGQRSFGGLKDAHKPELLFEEQDANYDRPKRYVDTLSASSHHNSEGVNSLNASDSDASSDSFGDDWNDIVGNDITWRTKMPLISNFKKSLASMASDDNKSSASVQKSKNIVTVRDFSHLIPDKKQLAMDYKLYGDSLESVCKYNAQVAVTHGFEEIAHCWRMIANVLMAREEKNPYNFGWDQHSLGGKWFVKQTMIHFEKLRNVQMLAILSCILMDQPLGKTVTAPTGPKKREETIITFESNCIDHSQRSRHESVTSSIRSEDYFNGAHGGKTLKPWTPVPVSSQDNLSSHNMLPDIKIEIVNDEVLDLLTSDSPPLLDAEDEAKYRSYRHQYAELLFYWGLLINRTELLKFNFDDDNFTSSMWPLLNHAPQPGFQLDYMGICYKLLEQKGVGTYFSRNCNYCELRVDGRGSVCGNCQHILHAECAKVWWEVSNECASGCGCACVEFFDVV; from the coding sequence ATGTCTGCTGATAACGAAGATGACCCTTTCAAGTCAATTACTTTCGGGAAGTCCTTATCGTTGAGGGTTGACGGCGGCTTCAATGCTGTATCTATCAGTCCCTCCGGAAGGGACGTCGTCTTAGCCAGTAGACAGGGCCTCTACGTGGTTGACTTGGACGACCCGTTTTCTGCGCCACGCTGGCTTCATCATATTACCCCTTGGGAAGTGGCAGACGTTCAGTGGTCACCCCATCCATCCAAGCCATCTTGGGTTGTCTCCACCTCTAATCAAAAAGCGCTAGTGTGGAACCTTTCACGAAGTTCATCAAACGCTGTAGAGCATGTATTGCACGGGCATTCAAGAGCAATAACGGACATCAATTTCCACCCGACTAATCCCGAGATTCTGGCAACTTGTTCAATAGACGCATATGTTCATGCATGGGACATGCGCTCCTCACGAAGGGCGTTTTACAGCGCAAGCGTTTGGTCCGCAGGGGCCGCACAGGTAAAATggaacttcaagaacccTAATGTTATGGCTTCGGCCCATTCCAATGATATTTTTATCTGGGACTTAAGAAAAGGTTGCATGCCGCTACACATTCTCAAGGGCCATGCAAATAGCGTCAACAGCATCGACTTTAGCCGCTTTAATGAAACTGAGATTATGTCCAGCTCGAACGATGGTACAGTCAAGTTTTGGGATTACTCAGTGAACGATAAAGAACCTTTGCGAACGGTTGTCACAGATTTCCCGGTTTCGAAGGGACGATATCTGCCGTTTGGTAGAGGCTTCTGTGTGATGCCTATGACAGGTGGAAATAATTCCGTTTATTTATCAAGCAGCACTACATCGAATGATTCAGGGCCCATATCGAAGTTTCAGCCAATCTatgttttcaaaggccACGCAGATCGCGTCTCTGATTTTCTTTGGAGGCAGAGACACAGTCATGACACGCTTATTGACGACCGCGAGTTTCAGCTCGTTACGTGGTCGAAAGATTGCGACTTGAGACTGTGGCCTGTTAATGAATCTACATACGAGAAAGTTGGATATGAGAGATTGCGAGCCCTTGAAAAACCTCTTCCTGACCACGAGTATTGTTCTTTCAGGAAGGAACCCGAGGCGGCAAAACTTTCAACGGCTCCTACAGCAAGATGGaaagaaaattttgtgACAAAGACAGGAACTGAGGCCTCAAACGGAAGCAATAACATCAATCACTTGGCGTGGGTTTCCGGTGTGAGGTTGCATCACGCAAATTCACCCCatgatctttttgaagaggatAAACTTCAGAATTTGGGTGAGGAAGTTAGCATGATAGGCCACAAGTTTCCTAAAATCGTATTCGAAAAGATTTCTGTCTCCACAGGAATTTTGGTTCTAACTTTGAATGGGCCGTGGtctgaagaaaaccctGATGACTACATATTCCTAAGACTTGAAGTCAAGTTCCCAAGTGGATACCCACAAAAAAAGCATGTTCCACGCTTCAAGATCGAGGAAAATAGAGAACTCAGTGAAAAAAAGCATCAAGAAATTGTGGATCAGCTAGGCGAAATAGCTCGAAGGTACACCGATTTGGGTAAATATTGTTTGGAACCTTGCTTGCGCTTTCTGTTGGGCGAAAAAATTAATCTGGATGGCCttcaggaagaagagcaacTGCTCAatcttgatcttgttgacCATGTTGAACTAGATGAGTTCTCCTCCTTGGCAAGCTCCGACGCAAGATCTCGCGCATTGTCTGACATTTCAAACACCTCGGAGGATGACTTCGATGATATCGATAACAAGAGCAGTGCCGATGGGTTTGTCACGCGATCGACTCATGACTTAAGACTCGATACTACGCCAATTCCTAAGGGATGTGGGGCAGTATGGACAGCTGCTGGCCAACTTGTCTGCTTTTTTATGGTAGAGAACAAAGTcgacaaaaaacaaagtttTTTTAAACTCGGTCAACGTAGCTTTGGTGGGCTCAAGGATGCACACAAGCCAGAACTCCTCTTTGAGGAACAAGATGCTAATTACGATCGGCCAAAGCGGTATGTTGACACACTCTCTGCCTCTTCTCATCACAATAGCGAGGGAGTCAACTCTTTAAATGCGTCAGATTCCGATGCCAGTTCAGACAGTTTTGGTGATGATTGGAACGATATTGTGGGCAATGACATTACGTGGAGAACTAAAATGCCTCTcatttcaaacttcaaaaaatcacTTGCGTCAATGGCTTCTGATGATAACAAGAGCAGTGCTTCAGTGCAGAAGTCGAAGAACATAGTTACTGTTCGGGACTTCAGCCATCTGATACCGGACAAGAAGCAGTTGGCCATGGATTATAAGTTGTATGGAGACTCTCTCGAATCCGTATGCAAATACAACGCTCAGGTAGCGGTCACACatggatttgaagaaatagCGCATTGCTGGAGAATGATAGCAAATGTTCTTATGGCTCGGGAGGAAAAAAACCCTTACAACTTCGGATGGGATCAGCATAGTCTAGGAGGGAAATGGTTCGTTAAGCAAACTATGATACACTTTGAGAAATTGAGGAATGTTCAAATGCTAGCAATATTGAGCTGTATTCTTATGGACCAACCCTTGGGGAAAACAGTAACTGCCCCTACTGGACCcaaaaaaagagaggaaacCATTATAACATTTGAAAGCAATTGCATCGATCATTCTCAGCGGTCCCGTCACGAATCTGTAACTTCATCCATACGATCTGAAGACTACTTCAATGGCGCGCATGGCGGGAAAACGCTCAAACCCTGGACTCCTGTTCCCGTTTCTAGCCAGGATAACCTTTCTTCCCATAATATGTTACCAGACATCAAAATTGAGATTGTAAACGACGAAGTTCTCGACCTTTTAACTTCTGATTCTCCACCTCTTCTCGATgctgaagatgaagcaaAGTACCGGTCTTATAGACACCAGTACGCTGAGCTCCTTTTTTACTGGGGGCTTCTTATAAACAGAACAGAGCTGTTAAAGTTCAATTTCGATGATGACAACTTCACTTCCAGTATGTGGCCTCTGCTTAACCATGCGCCGCAACCCGGCTTTCAGTTAGATTACATGGGAATATGCTACAAGCTCCTTGAACAAAAGGGGGTTGGTACGTATTTTTCCAGAAATTGTAATTATTGTGAGTTAAGAGTTGATGGAAGAGGGTCAGTTTGTGGTAACTGTCAACACATTTTACATGCCGAATGTGCTAAAGTGTGGTGGGAAGTTAGCAATGAATGTGCTTCAGGATGCGGCTGTGCGTGCGTAGAATTCTTTGATGTGGTTTAA